The following coding sequences lie in one Trypanosoma brucei gambiense DAL972 chromosome 7, complete sequence genomic window:
- a CDS encoding T. brucei spp.-specific protein gives MVFARGVTLYILVAGLCSIGGKSSSHWGRVSRSEYCTTVAKSVRAINNRYANAWHTFEVALKRTSVVKGKCDEDVKKVSDDEITDVADSGKKRVVDEYYNAIMYVGTEIRNYERDLHKLTVYLKDRCGFWLSFMPVTNSFKRSIEETTAEATGKVSKIETLSGDAASYAADAANDECSTVEDNRREKEAGAGEDTSGKQNEETSDGPVPASPESPRSMDEQREENRSTDTAEGDTDSSQEGLGEKTADEEPAVVAEPAVGKEAQAEVD, from the coding sequence ATGGTTTTCGCAAGGGGCGTAACACTATATATTCTCGTGGCCGGGCTATGCAGTATTGGAGGCAAGTCCTCTTCTCATTGGGGAAGGGTAAGCCGCTCAGAATACTGTACTACAGTGGCCAAATCAGTTCGGGCCATTAATAACCGCTATGCAAACGCATGGCACACGTTTGAAGTTGCTCTCAAGCGAACCAGTGTCGTCAAGGGAAAGTGCGACGAGGACGTGAAGAAAGTCAGCGACGATGAGATAACAGATGTTGCAGACAGCGGAAAGAAGAGAGTTGTAGATGAGTACTACAACGCGATCATGTATGTCGGAACAGAGATTAGGAACTACGAGCGCGATTTACACAAACTAACGGTGTATCTAAAGGACCGATGCGGGTTTTGGTTGTCCTTCATGCCAGTAACCAATTCATTCAAACGGAGCATTGAGGAGACGACGGCTGAAGCTACAGGCAAGGTGTCGAAAATTGAAACCCTTAGTGGAGATGCGGCGAGCTATGCCGCTGATGCGGCGAATGATGAGTGCTCCACGGTGGAGGATAATCGCAGAGAGAAGGAGGCAGGTGCTGGTGAAGACACTTCCGGCAAACAGAACGAGGAAACATCCGATGGCCCCGTGCCCGCATCTCCTGAATCACCCAGAAGTATGGATGAgcagagagaagaaaacagGTCGACTGACACCGCTGAAGGTGACACCGATAGCAGCCAAGAAGGTCTTGGGGAAAAAACCGCCGACGAGGaacctgctgttgttgctgaaccTGCGGTAGGGAAGGAGGCCCAGGCGGAGGTGGATTAG